A section of the Paenibacillus odorifer genome encodes:
- a CDS encoding LytTR family DNA-binding domain-containing protein gives MRVLQKDGSSSDILEEDILYFSNYKNTIFVHTKEGEFILPTTLSDLSVAYEGKGFERLDRSNVVNINNIEGYDPGRKIVCFNQGTQFTTVSESNEPRLKKYLASQKKKPSE, from the coding sequence ATGCGTGTCTTACAGAAAGACGGTTCCTCTAGTGATATTCTAGAGGAAGATATATTGTATTTCTCGAATTATAAAAATACAATATTCGTCCATACGAAAGAAGGCGAATTTATTCTCCCCACCACGCTTTCCGATCTTTCCGTAGCGTATGAGGGTAAGGGATTCGAACGCCTTGACCGCAGCAATGTCGTCAATATCAACAACATAGAAGGCTATGATCCCGGGCGGAAGATTGTATGCTTTAATCAAGGTACGCAGTTCACTACTGTTTCGGAATCCAATGAACCTCGCCTTAAGAAGTATCTTGCTTCACAAAAGAAAAAACCGTCAGAATAA
- the sda gene encoding sporulation histidine kinase inhibitor Sda, giving the protein MNYYFHPSPRPSSLESISDEDLLRIYELAVDAHALPDFIEIIKDIMRSRNLIDSENI; this is encoded by the coding sequence ATGAATTACTATTTTCATCCCTCTCCACGCCCCTCATCCCTGGAATCGATATCTGACGAGGATTTACTAAGAATCTATGAGCTAGCGGTTGATGCCCATGCATTACCGGATTTCATTGAAATTATTAAAGATATCATGAGAAGTAGAAATCTCATAGATTCTGAAAATATATAA